In Physeter macrocephalus isolate SW-GA chromosome 2, ASM283717v5, whole genome shotgun sequence, a single window of DNA contains:
- the LOC102981654 gene encoding NADH dehydrogenase [ubiquinone] 1 alpha subcomplex subunit 5-like isoform X2 codes for MGFRIGKTTGLVGLAVCESLPERLKILYTKILDVLGQIPKNAAYRKKYTEQITTEKLSMVKVEPDVKKLEEWAFLQLQGGGIEEVILQAEEVILQAENELSLARKMVQWKPWEPLVEEPLANQWKWLI; via the exons ATGGGCTTTAGAATTGGG AAGACCACTGGCCTTGTGGGATTGGCTGTATGTGAGAGTCTGCCCGAGAGGCTAAAAATATTGTATACAAAGATTCTTGATGTTCTTGGACAAATCCCTAAAAATGCAGCATACAGAAa aaagtatacagAACAGATTACAACTGAGAAGCTGAGTATGGTTAAAGTGGAAccagatgttaaaaaattagaagagtgggctttcctg caACTTCAGGGAGGCGGAATAGAAGAGGTGATTCTTCAGGCTGAAGAGGTGATTCTTCAGGCTGAAAATGAGCTAAGTCTGGCAAGAAAAATGGTGCAATGGAAACCATGGGAGCCTTTAGTGGAAGAGCCTCTTGCCAACCAATGGAAATGGCTAATATAA
- the LOC102981654 gene encoding NADH dehydrogenase [ubiquinone] 1 alpha subcomplex subunit 5-like isoform X1 yields the protein MAVMAGLLKKTTGLVGLAVCESLPERLKILYTKILDVLGQIPKNAAYRKKYTEQITTEKLSMVKVEPDVKKLEEWAFLQLQGGGIEEVILQAEEVILQAENELSLARKMVQWKPWEPLVEEPLANQWKWLI from the exons atggctGTCATGGCGGGCTTGCTGAAGAAGACCACTGGCCTTGTGGGATTGGCTGTATGTGAGAGTCTGCCCGAGAGGCTAAAAATATTGTATACAAAGATTCTTGATGTTCTTGGACAAATCCCTAAAAATGCAGCATACAGAAa aaagtatacagAACAGATTACAACTGAGAAGCTGAGTATGGTTAAAGTGGAAccagatgttaaaaaattagaagagtgggctttcctg caACTTCAGGGAGGCGGAATAGAAGAGGTGATTCTTCAGGCTGAAGAGGTGATTCTTCAGGCTGAAAATGAGCTAAGTCTGGCAAGAAAAATGGTGCAATGGAAACCATGGGAGCCTTTAGTGGAAGAGCCTCTTGCCAACCAATGGAAATGGCTAATATAA